The segment ttcttggtggtcgtttcgcgacttggcataacatttgggggctcgtccgggatagccccagagaccctcgagaccccagactccgaaggtaagaaaagagccctgttcatttgtcttgtcctgaaatgtgtctgtttgtctattttgcttttgcttatttcttgaaggggttgtcgaagtggACACGCTTACTCAACAaccctggggagactgggggaaacttcagactctccacccttgaaggaggacccctggaaccctgccttgaacttgggtccactccttctgcacccttgcaggaggtcgtgggccaacttgggagatcccCAGTTTTtattgttctcaggcctgtgttttcctccttttgtattaattgttttgtttttttttgtagccttttggactgaacatctgatcagagctatgggtaatgtgctatcttggggacctccatctagccccctagatttgactctagctcactggagggaggtcaaggagatagctcagaaccgaggtgtggcccttaaggaggaaaaatggatcaccctgtgtaagtcagaatggcccacccttgagagagctaattggccacctgaggggagctttgacataattaaaatcaggactttacaaagcctaatcgacgcctctcgttcaggctatctagactagattccttatatagacacttGGAGGGAACTAAtttgcttgtttgaaactatacttttcactcaccagcccacttgggatgattgtagacagcttttacaggtccttttcaccactgaggagagaaatCGTATCCAAGAAGTGGACCAAAgacttatccccagccccagcggaACGCCCATCacgaatcctgccttgattgacacctattttcctgagacctgaccagcatgggactacaatacggctgaaggtagggaacgACTCCTTGTcgatcgccaggctctgctgacaggtctcaaggcggcagctcgccgacctaccaatatggccaaagtttatgatattagacagggagaaaatgaaagtccGGCAGCCTACCTTGAGCGGCttgtggaagcctttagtcaatacaccccgtatgatcttgagacccaggaatctgctcagatgattatgtttgacTACGTAAATCAAGCTTCACCGGACATAAAGtgaaagttgcaggctctagacagccttgatgaaaaatctgttagggatctagtagcagtggcagaaaaggtttataataagagagagacagaagaacagaaacaggaaaggaaggacaatggACGTGAAATCGagtgagaaaagagaaacagagctaAGGAAaagagtttggctagaattttggagcaacaacaggcacaaaacaagaaggacctcagggaaatcctgacctccgtgcaggcaggaaactttagacagtcctcctctccaagtaaggagcagaggcccaaaccccaatcaaaaGTGGGGAAGAAccagtgtgcctattgcaaggaagagggacattggatcaaaaactgcccagagctagccaaggaaaaggaggaaaaacagaaagtaggatcaagagtgttgccagccttagagatggctgaggacagtgactgagggagtcagggctcagaccccctccctgagcccaggataacattgaaagtggaggggaatccagtcatgttcatggtagatacgggagcagaaaattcagtattactagccctgagagtgctgatgtccactaaaacaacatgggtccaaggtgcgatgggcactaaaccctataaatggactacttgaagaacagtggacttgggagcgggccaggtaacccactcatttttagtcattcCTGACTGCtgctatccattgcttggacatgACCTCTTAACaagaatgaaagctcagatacagttcacaggcagtggggcttctgtgatgaactcaagagaaaaacctGTTAGTATACTGATAACTAgtaagttagaagaggagtataggctataccagcatcccaagcctgagtctccagaaaatgagtggctacgggtgtttccccaagcatgggcagaaactgggggaataggactggcaaaatatcatcctccaatctttgtggaactaaaAGCCGGgactgacccagtaagagttagccagtaccctatgtcactagaagctaagaaggggatcactcctcacatcagaaaattgttagatttagaaGTTCTGAAGCctatccagtcagcctggaatactccactgctgcctgtaaaaaagcctaattctaatgattacagaccagtgcaagacttgagagaagttaacaagagagtaatggacactcatccaacagtcccaaacctgtataccctgctgagctccctgtcaccgagccatgtgtgatatactgtgttggatctaaaggatgctttctttagcctacccttagccccacagagccaaagctactttgcatttacttggcacgatcctgaaatcaggataagcggtcaattgacctggaccaggctgcctcaaggattcaagaattcgcctaccgTCTTTAATGAggtgttacatgaagacctgagtgagtaccgctccaaaaatactggaataagtctattgcaatatgtagatgatttgttaatagcctctccagacaaaaatagctgtctaaagggaacagctaggctcttaaagactcttggcaatttgggctatagggcctccactaaaaaggcacaaatttgtaaacctgaagtcacctatctgggcttcatattaaaagagggcaatcattggctgtcagatgcacgtaaagagactgtgcagaaaatccctgtgcctaagtcagccagataagtcagagagttcctgggaacagcgggcttttgctGGCTGTGAATACCTGGgttgctgagatggccaagcctctatatgaagccaccaacaacctcccagaatttcattggactgagcagatgcaaaagcctttgaggcaatcaagaaaagccttctggaagcccctgccttaggcctacctgacgtgaataaaccattcacattgttcatggctgaaaataaaggaatagcaaaaggggtgctcacccagccaatcgGGACCTGGAGATGACCagtcgcctacttgtcaaagaaattggatcctgtcgccgctgggtggcctccgtgcttaagaataatagctgcagtagccctcttggtaaaaggtgcagataagttgactctgggacagaacctgactgtggccactccacatgctctagagggggtgctaaaacaaccacctgactgatggatgagcaatgcccgcatggtccattaccagaccttgttacttaacctggcatgtatcagcttctgtgtacctacagcattaaacccagcaactctgctgccggatccggatctggaagcgcctctgcatgattgtgagcagatcctggcccaagcacatagcctccggccagacttgctggatttgccgctatcacatgctgagcacacctggttcaccgatggcagcagcttcattcgggatggaaaaaggtatgcgggtgcggcggttactatggacactgagatagtgtgggcagaggcactcccccagggaacttctgcacaaagagcagaactagtggcactaacaaaagccttacagatgggaaaaggaaagagactaaatatctatacagacAGTTGGTACACTTTTGCCACCGTacacgtccatggagccatctaccaagagagggggctactgacagccgaaggaaaggccattagaaacaagcaggagattttaagcctcatccggaccctatgggaaccagcaaagattgccattatgcactgtccgagtcatcaaaagggagttgattcggtgactagagggaataatctggccgaccaggcagccaaggaagtaGCCCtacagcccagagcagaagtattgactctagtagacccagggccacgagctttgcctcctgtgccccagtattcccaagaagacttggagtggataaagaaaattcccatggcccacaaaaccccagacagagaaggaaacaatgactggtggaaaactggtgaatggaaacttatcttgccacaagggctgggtaaggggatccttaagagaatccactgagtttctcacatgggaacccgaagaatgcaggacttgctccgatactccaaagtgaaaattagacaaggagatcaacttattgaagatattgttaaaaattgcaaggcctgtaagcttaccaatgcccccagtcaacaagttactaaaggagcttgcctctgtggggataggccaggtgtgtattgggaagtagatttcacagaaattaaacctggaaaatttggatacaaatatttgctagtttttgtagacaccttttcaggatgggttgaagcctatccaacaaagcatgagactgtgaatgtagtggctaagaagatcctggaagaaatcctacccaggtatggcttcccatccaccattgggttggacaacggaccggccttcatctcaaaagtaagacagggaatagccactgcactggggacagattggaaattgcattgtgcttatagaccccagagttcaggacaggtagagagaatgaatcggactctaaaagagaccttaactaaattggccttagagactggcgcagactgggtgtcactccttccttttgctctgcttagagtaagaaattctccctatcagcttgactttactccttttgaaataatgtatgggtaccccccccgcccattatccctagccttcagactgaattgcttgctgatttggatgatactgaatttttgtgtaaatttgattatttgcagctcgtgtacaagaatatgtggcctcaacttaaggcattatatgattctgcttctgtccctaccccccatttattcagaccaggggattgggtgttcatccggaggcataaccctaaatccttagaaccacggtggaagggatcctacgtggtgctactgactactcccaccgccctcaaggtagacagcatcgccacttgggtccattgctcccacgccaggccagctgacccctttgccctggacgacgactaccgtggtggaacatgggaggtctccaagcacccggcTTAGCCGCTtcacctttgcctcaagaaaagaaagttagactgaatagtgttataattttctttttgccttctttccttgcttccctggctaatgttgatgttattttggcagctcactccaaagtggggtgatcCCCTTAtcttagcaactagcaggagtcttgtaaagtcccatgcaagaaggcattggtagttttgggcttgctcaggaatacgggcaTAGCCACCCGActcttagagcacagctgagaagtttattattttgttgctgacatttggatcttaaacactatacagctaatggtaagtctgtatagctgaaagttaatttccagtttgaagtaatcctgcagtcccttggtaaagtaaggttataggttcctggctaggtaaggtcaacgtccctcagtcagcccgaagaagctacagaagatggatgatcttcacccatcagcccccctttaaaaccaagggaccagagttttttttttttttttttttggttattactttgggccctattggcccatgccttatctctatatcatcccctagacatgcaagccgttgaaatggacagaatggagccatgattggctcccaaggtaccaaagagaaaagggggaaatgaagagccagactttgaagtcaggccccactttaacACACAAACCCCACTTtatcacgtgaacctgagataagcagaccctgtgagcaaactcaggacaagcttattagggcccagccggttgagaactctaaccactgggaatgcttaactctaacttcccccagagtgccttgagccctgatccaatcagatttgtacccgtgtccagagtgccttgagccctgatccaatcagatttgtacccgtgtcctaagcttgcttgcttgaacatctgatggctgtaactttgttttttgtctttataaaccctgtgcaatcgcagctcggggcttcctcctaacctctcttgtgtcggtgggtaggacgaggcccgagttgcagcttgcctgaataaagccttgccttgcttttgcatttcggaatgtttgagtcttggtggtcttcttggtggtcgtttcgcgacttggcataacactatgAGGTACGATTCTGCATGATATGCTTGCTCTGTGGTCTTTCTTCCTATCTCTCTGTTTTTCTGAACTGGGTAGGAATAAATGACAGTGTCTCAGAGCATTGTCTGTGGGAGTTGGGAAAATAAGGTCTGTAATCAGATACTGATGTCACCTTTGAAGATGAAGGAGCCGAATATTCTCTGTGTTTCCCTACCTCACCCACCTCTGCCTGAGGCCATGACTGAAATACTGTTCTCTGGTTCAGAGCTGATGAGATCCATTTATTTACCATTTCCCCTGTTCACCAAGGGGATTGAAGGATCTTAAGGAAGAGTGTTATCCAGGCCAGGTATAGTTCTGAAGGGTATGTACCTCCTGACATATGCAGGCCACAAAGTGCCCAGAAGTAACTGAAAACATCTTTGCATTTATGTAGAAATGTCTGCACCTCACATCCTGCATTATTTATCCAGCTACAACTAAGGTACAGTCTTTCTTTAGTTAATGAATATTAACCTTTTTGTGGAGAAGGGTAAGTACACTCCTTCATCATGAATTTGGTGTTTTTAGTTCCAAAAATGTCTAAAAGCATCCTGCAACATTAACTCATAGAGGATTGAGGTGGATTATGATTTTTTATTCCAAAGCAGAGTTCCGTTTCCCGGCAGCCAGTCTGGTTCTCCAAGGACTCATCTGCCTCTCCCCGTGCTAGAAAGGTCTCAAGGCTCCTGTAAGCAAGATAAGATCTCTCCTCTTGTTAGAGAGCAGTGAATGCTTTCTCTTCAGTAGATTCAGGTTTACTTGTACTTcttattacacatacacacatgcatgtatgcacaggTATGCACAGATTTTCATGTGATTTGTAGAGATCTCAAAAGAGactaatgggggctggggatatagcctagtggcaagagtgcctgcctcggatacacgaggccctaggttcgattccccagcaccacatatacagaaaacggccagaagcggcgctgtggctcaagtggcagagtgctagccttgagcgggaagaagccaggaacagtgcttaggccctgagtccaaggcccaggactggccaaaaaaaaaaaaaaaaaaaaaaaaaagagactagtGGATCTACATGAGATTTATCACAGACACTCACTTACCATGTCTTAATTTAAATAGAAACAAGCTTTATTGTTTCCAATTCTATGTGGGATACTTGCctatattttctttaaactaCTCTTAATGCATCACTGAAAGCCTGTTAACAGCTCCTCATTACTCTCATGATGACCCTGCCTGTGGTTGAAGGGGGCCCAGGGAGTCCAGGAGTAGGAGGCATGTTGCCTGCATTTGTAGCCATCACCACTGGTGTGTTCCGTCTGCCAGGGTTTCCTGTTTGCTTGCAAACACAGGACTGGATCAATGCTCTGGTGCCAAGAATGCATCTACACAACATAAACCTCTTTTGAGTGATGAAAGGAAGTGACAAGGGGTGGCAATTAGCTGTTGGTCTCAAGCTGTAGTGCTTCAGGACCTGCCATAGGATTCAAGTGCAGAACACTCTCCAGAGACTTCCCACCTCCCACACCAAAAGCTGAGGGTGGTAGGGTATTCATCTAGTAATTTCTACCAATCCAGGACTTCTCTGTGGGAGATCTGCACATGGTTAGGCTGGCTGATGGgctttctgttccttttcttttcaagggGTCATTTCTGCATGGTGGTtgatggcttttcctgcctgtccCTTTGATCTCCTCTAGCCCATATGTTCTTTACCTGGCCCTGccccagtacatttcttcttgcatTTCCAACACTGTCTTTGTGTCTGCTTCTTGGACTGCCTGAACTGGAAGTTCTCCTCATAGGTGACCTTGTTGGGGGTACAAGACACAATTCCACTTCACCTTTCTAGTTCTCAGCCTAGAAGTTCCTCAGATCTTGCCAACCTATACCATTACAGAATTTAGAGTTTTCTGGATGTTGGATTCTACTCTTCTAATGGTATAAGTTGTTAGGGTTCCAGACATCATCCCATTTAGACCCTTAGAGAGACAAAGACATGAGAGTCAAAACCAAACTTTATTTCTGtatagagattcttttttttttaatatacataaaaaGGCTTTATTTTGCAGGGAAGCAGGAATTTAATTAATCAAACAGGCCAAATTCCATGTCATCATCTGACTCCTTggattcttctttcttctcatctttcttctcttttgctgCAGCAGGGGCAGAACCAGCAGCAGGAGCTGCAGAGCCAGGTGCAGCAGAAGCAACTACAGCCCCACCAGCAGGCAAACTGGCAAGCTTGCCAACACCTTGGGTGATGACATCTTCATTGCTCTTCCCGTTCAGCTTACTGATAAACTTGTTAAGCCGGTCATCGTCTGCCTTGATGCCCACGCTGCCCAGGATCTTCTTAATGTCTTTGGCTCTAGGGGAGGGGTTGTCCCCAAGGGCAGCCAGAAGGTAGAAGTCGACATAGCACATGTTGCCTCGAGCGAGCATGCGACCTCGGCGGCTTCAGGAATCGAAAGGAAGACACCGGCTCCAGAGGCAGGGGGTTAACCGCTACCCTAATAGAGATTCTTTCCAagatcccaggcaggaaaacataGAAACTTTCTCTCAACTTGCATTCTTCTCTCCTAAAACCAGGccaatggagtcagcttctgagtaCTCTGAGTACTCTTTCCTCAAGATTCTGCTAAATCCTATATCTTAGCATCCTAGCAAGAAGAAGATAAGGACTCTTGCTTTTTAATTGCTCCTATAAAGGTCCCTTCTTTACCTCTCAGTTTCTGTATACATCAGGGCTCCCCTGAGAAAGAATGATGACAGGGAGGAGATTggcatagcacacacacacacacacacacacacacacacacacacacacacacacacacacacagtcactggaTCCCACAGTTGAGGAGTAATGAAACCAAGATGGCCTCATGATGTCTCCTATTCTATTACTGTTAGATGGTACATTACTACTAGACGGTACATCAAGGAAACACTTAGGAGATTATCACAAGGTGACACGTTTCTATAATAAGTTTGAGACCCATGCACAGTGCAAATCATGTTGTTCTTCACATGTAAGagctaaaaacatttttataagttAAATAGGTCTTGGAGCATGGGGCAGTGGAAGACTTGCTGGCACTTTCTGAGggttcttcttcctttttttttttttttttttttgctgtatttgAAATAATCTGGGATCACTCCACAGTCCTTATTTTGCACCTGGTGATACTGTTCAGCTCTATCCTTTTAGGTCCCCTGGGATGACTGCTGGGCTCCCCTTGGAATTATCTCAGGGAATTGTCATTGCAAAAGCTCTCTGAAGGCCCCAGACTTCAGCTGGATCATCCATGTTGAGAGTGGTGAAGACTGCTTCTCAGATGCCTTCACACCTGTGGGAAAGTCTGGCCTCATTAGGTCTGATTT is part of the Perognathus longimembris pacificus isolate PPM17 chromosome 8, ASM2315922v1, whole genome shotgun sequence genome and harbors:
- the LOC125356877 gene encoding 60S acidic ribosomal protein P2-like codes for the protein MCYVDFYLLAALGDNPSPRAKDIKKILGSVGIKADDDRLNKFISKLNGKSNEDVITQGVGKLASLPAGGAVVASAAPGSAAPAAGSAPAAAKEKKDEKKEESKESDDDMEFGLFD